The following are encoded together in the Nocardioides sp. Arc9.136 genome:
- a CDS encoding sigma-70 family RNA polymerase sigma factor: MQSPTHGAGADHRTMSREERSTRTSELLARARASQGAEREEVLAEVVLVNRRVADAVANRYRRRGIPLEDLQQVAYEGLVKAVHRFDPTVREDLLTYAVPTIRGEIQRHFRDQGWMVRPPRRVQELQRDLTMATDRLEQELGREPTDEEVERELGITPEEHREALQGLGCFQPTSLDQPVGSESGTSLGEVLPQDPDEGPAEARAVLAPVMRGLSERDRRVLYLRFYEDQTQREIGDELGVSQVQVSRVLTRILETMREQIGSEHPSAP, encoded by the coding sequence ATGCAGAGCCCGACGCACGGCGCTGGAGCCGACCACCGCACGATGTCCCGCGAGGAGCGCTCGACGCGCACCTCGGAGCTGCTGGCCCGAGCCCGCGCCAGCCAGGGCGCCGAGCGCGAGGAGGTCCTCGCCGAGGTGGTCCTCGTCAACCGTCGCGTCGCCGACGCCGTGGCCAACCGCTACCGCCGTCGGGGGATCCCGCTCGAGGACCTGCAGCAGGTGGCCTACGAGGGCCTGGTCAAGGCGGTCCACCGCTTCGACCCCACCGTCCGCGAGGACCTCCTGACCTACGCGGTGCCCACGATCCGCGGCGAGATCCAGCGCCACTTCCGTGACCAGGGCTGGATGGTCCGGCCGCCGCGCCGCGTGCAGGAGCTGCAGCGCGACCTGACGATGGCCACCGACCGGCTCGAGCAGGAGCTCGGCCGCGAGCCCACCGACGAGGAGGTCGAGCGCGAGCTCGGCATCACCCCCGAGGAGCACCGCGAGGCGCTGCAGGGGCTCGGCTGCTTCCAGCCGACGTCGCTGGACCAACCGGTCGGCAGCGAGTCCGGCACCAGCCTCGGCGAGGTGCTCCCGCAGGACCCCGACGAGGGCCCGGCCGAGGCGCGCGCCGTGCTCGCCCCGGTCATGCGCGGGCTCTCCGAGCGCGACCGCCGGGTGCTCTACCTGCGGTTCTACGAGGACCAGACCCAGCGCGAGATCGGCGACGAGCTCGGCGTGAGCCAGGTGCAGGTCTCCCGCGTCCTCACGCGGATCCTGGAGACGATGCGGGAGCAGATCGGGTCCGAGCACCCGTCGGCACCCTGA
- a CDS encoding SpoIIE family protein phosphatase — translation MSADVSMSDFLRRSGTVGQDLLDVDWSLTSVGEPDTWPLSLRNAVRILLTSKFSMWMAWGEDLTFFCNDAYRRDTLGSKYPWALARPASEVWREIWPDIGPRIERVMATGEATWDEKLLLFLERSGYVEESYHTFSYSPLADDDGVVAGMLCVVTEDTEEVVSTRRMTTLRDLGIRSGAAGNEAAAVAAACEHLAENGHSLPFVLVYLFGSEGTVAHRRGLAGIASEHAAAPRTVQVGAPDAVWPLDAAWRGEDVVVSAIDDLFPDLPTGAWAEPPTRAYVTPLAQPGQAAPYGALVVGLNRYRPFDAGYRDFLELLAGHLSAAIGDARAIEQEKQRAEELARIDQAKTDFFANVSHELRTPLTLLLAPAEDALADQERPLPPGQRDRLQVIARNGQRMLQLVNTLLDFSRLEAGRDGSEFVATDLCAYTSELAAMFESAAESAGLRLEIDCDAEVPAYVDREAWAKIVLNLVSNALKFTFEGGVTVRLREEDGRAVLRVSDTGSGIPAGELPRLFERFHRVAGSRSRTHEGTGIGLALVRELVEQHDGRVGATSSTEDADHGTTFTVSLPLGWGHLPADRVRHASDAAPDPGAERRAQAFVEQSSRWLLGEQAGEVAAPPDAAGSSSDDPADDRWRVLVVDDNDDMRRYIRDLLAPAYDVRTAVDGLDALDAMAQDVPDLVLTDVMMPELDGFGLLRRMQADPTLTSVPVIMLSARAGEEGTLEGLEAGADDYLVKPFSARELLARVRVNLELDRAHRVRDALERSRELLDQAQRLARLGSWEVDLARDTITGSRTFFDMLGLNREDAEERGARRVITQLVHPEDLPRVEERLAAATAGETIVYEVRVVTPAGEVRLFQAYGEPATGPDGSRLVRGSFQDITDQRALQQRLVAAESEREVVERERQIARELQASLLPRTDPDVAGLEVATYYRAGVVGTQVGGDWYDVIDLGAGRTAVVIGDVMGRGVRAAAVMGQLRAATRAFAKLDLSPTDVLEHLDPLVQDLAGDQIVTCVYAVFDAADHTLAYANAGHLPPLLAHADGRVSLLREVGPPLGAGHYGLATTTVTLDPTDVLLLYTDGLVERRGEDLQLGLERLGTTVAPRTTLPAGALLAEVVSALTGDGVDDDVAMVVARARAEPAGAVARFEVGTPEVLGTLRRQVADQLSRWEVPEGRAGDVVQVVTELATNALRHAEPPVVQLRRLDEAVLVEVRDAAMVRPRRRRTTGTDEAGRGLNMVAVLADDWGTRPTEDGKTVWALVGWAPRD, via the coding sequence GTGAGCGCCGACGTGTCGATGAGCGACTTCCTGCGCCGGAGCGGGACGGTCGGCCAGGACCTCCTCGACGTCGACTGGTCCCTGACGTCGGTCGGCGAGCCGGACACCTGGCCGCTGAGCCTGCGCAACGCCGTGCGCATCCTGCTCACCTCGAAGTTCTCGATGTGGATGGCGTGGGGCGAGGACCTGACGTTCTTCTGCAACGACGCCTACCGGCGCGACACGCTCGGCAGCAAGTACCCCTGGGCGCTCGCGCGACCGGCCTCCGAGGTGTGGCGCGAGATCTGGCCGGACATCGGCCCCCGGATCGAGCGGGTCATGGCCACGGGCGAGGCGACGTGGGACGAGAAGCTCCTCCTCTTCCTCGAGCGGAGCGGCTACGTCGAGGAGAGCTACCACACCTTCTCCTACAGCCCGCTGGCCGACGACGACGGCGTGGTCGCCGGCATGCTCTGCGTGGTCACCGAGGACACCGAGGAGGTCGTCTCGACCCGGCGGATGACCACCCTGCGCGACCTCGGCATCCGGTCCGGCGCGGCCGGCAACGAGGCAGCGGCCGTCGCCGCGGCGTGCGAGCACCTGGCCGAGAACGGCCACTCCCTCCCGTTCGTGCTGGTCTACCTCTTCGGCTCCGAGGGCACGGTCGCGCACCGTCGAGGACTGGCCGGCATCGCGTCCGAGCACGCCGCGGCGCCCCGGACCGTGCAGGTCGGCGCTCCGGACGCCGTCTGGCCCCTCGACGCCGCGTGGCGCGGCGAGGACGTCGTGGTCTCGGCCATCGACGACCTCTTCCCCGACCTGCCGACCGGCGCCTGGGCCGAGCCGCCGACCCGCGCCTACGTCACCCCGCTCGCCCAGCCCGGCCAGGCCGCGCCGTACGGCGCGCTCGTGGTCGGCCTCAACCGGTACCGGCCCTTCGACGCCGGCTACCGCGACTTCCTCGAGCTGCTCGCCGGCCACCTCTCGGCCGCCATCGGCGACGCGCGCGCGATCGAGCAGGAGAAGCAGCGGGCCGAGGAGCTGGCCCGCATCGACCAGGCGAAGACCGACTTCTTCGCCAACGTCAGCCACGAGCTGCGCACGCCGTTGACGCTGCTGCTGGCGCCCGCCGAGGACGCCCTGGCCGACCAGGAGCGACCGCTGCCGCCGGGCCAGCGCGACCGGCTGCAGGTGATCGCCCGCAACGGCCAGCGGATGCTGCAGCTGGTCAACACGCTCCTCGACTTCTCGCGCCTGGAGGCCGGCCGGGACGGCAGCGAGTTCGTCGCCACCGACCTGTGCGCGTACACCTCCGAGCTCGCCGCGATGTTCGAGTCGGCGGCGGAGAGCGCCGGCCTGCGCCTGGAGATCGACTGCGACGCTGAGGTCCCGGCGTACGTCGACCGCGAGGCCTGGGCCAAGATCGTGCTGAACCTGGTCTCCAACGCCCTGAAGTTCACCTTCGAGGGCGGGGTCACGGTGCGGCTGCGCGAGGAGGACGGCCGGGCGGTGCTCCGCGTCAGCGACACCGGCAGCGGCATCCCGGCCGGAGAGCTGCCCCGGCTCTTCGAGCGGTTCCACCGGGTCGCGGGGTCCCGCTCGCGGACCCACGAGGGCACCGGCATCGGGCTCGCCCTGGTCCGCGAGCTGGTCGAGCAGCACGACGGCCGGGTGGGCGCGACCAGCAGCACCGAGGACGCCGACCACGGCACGACGTTCACGGTCTCGCTCCCGCTGGGATGGGGCCACCTGCCGGCCGACCGGGTCCGGCACGCCTCCGACGCCGCTCCCGACCCCGGGGCCGAACGACGGGCCCAGGCGTTCGTGGAGCAGAGCTCCAGGTGGCTGCTCGGCGAGCAGGCGGGAGAGGTGGCCGCACCGCCCGACGCGGCCGGCTCCTCGAGCGACGACCCGGCCGACGACCGGTGGCGGGTGCTGGTGGTCGACGACAACGACGACATGCGTCGCTACATCCGCGACCTGCTCGCGCCGGCGTACGACGTCCGGACGGCCGTCGACGGGCTCGACGCGCTCGACGCGATGGCGCAGGACGTGCCCGACCTCGTGCTGACCGATGTGATGATGCCCGAGCTCGACGGGTTCGGGCTGCTGCGGCGGATGCAGGCCGACCCCACCCTGACCTCGGTGCCGGTGATCATGCTCTCCGCACGCGCCGGCGAGGAGGGCACGCTCGAGGGCCTGGAGGCCGGCGCCGACGACTACCTCGTCAAGCCGTTCTCCGCGCGGGAGCTCCTGGCCCGGGTCCGGGTGAACCTCGAGCTGGACCGGGCGCACCGGGTCCGCGACGCGCTGGAGCGCAGCCGGGAGCTGCTCGACCAGGCGCAGCGGCTGGCGCGGCTCGGCAGCTGGGAGGTCGACCTCGCGCGGGACACCATCACCGGCTCGCGGACCTTCTTCGACATGCTCGGCCTCAACCGGGAGGACGCCGAGGAGCGGGGTGCCCGGAGGGTCATCACCCAGCTCGTTCACCCCGAGGACCTGCCCCGCGTCGAGGAGCGGCTGGCCGCGGCGACCGCCGGCGAGACGATCGTCTACGAGGTCCGCGTGGTCACCCCGGCCGGGGAGGTGCGCCTCTTCCAGGCCTACGGCGAGCCGGCGACCGGCCCCGACGGGAGCCGCCTGGTGCGCGGCTCCTTCCAGGACATCACCGACCAGCGGGCGCTCCAGCAGCGGCTCGTCGCGGCGGAGTCCGAGCGCGAGGTCGTCGAGCGCGAGCGGCAGATCGCCCGGGAGCTGCAGGCGAGCCTGCTCCCCCGCACCGACCCCGACGTGGCCGGGCTGGAGGTCGCGACCTACTACCGGGCCGGCGTCGTCGGCACCCAGGTCGGCGGCGACTGGTACGACGTCATCGACCTCGGCGCCGGCCGGACCGCGGTGGTCATCGGCGACGTGATGGGTCGCGGCGTCCGCGCCGCCGCGGTCATGGGGCAGCTGCGCGCGGCGACCCGGGCGTTCGCGAAGCTCGACCTGTCCCCCACCGACGTCCTGGAGCACCTCGACCCGCTGGTGCAGGACCTCGCCGGGGACCAGATCGTCACGTGCGTGTACGCCGTGTTCGACGCCGCGGACCACACGCTGGCCTACGCGAACGCCGGTCACCTCCCGCCGCTGCTGGCCCACGCCGACGGCCGGGTCTCGCTGCTGCGCGAGGTGGGGCCGCCCCTCGGCGCCGGCCACTACGGGTTGGCGACCACCACCGTCACCCTCGACCCGACCGACGTGCTGCTGCTCTACACCGACGGGCTCGTCGAGCGCCGCGGCGAGGACCTCCAGCTCGGCCTGGAACGGCTCGGCACGACCGTGGCACCGCGGACGACGCTCCCCGCGGGCGCCCTCCTCGCCGAGGTCGTGTCCGCACTGACCGGCGACGGCGTCGACGACGACGTGGCGATGGTCGTCGCCCGGGCCCGGGCGGAACCCGCGGGCGCCGTGGCCCGGTTCGAGGTCGGCACGCCCGAGGTCCTCGGCACGCTGCGCCGCCAGGTCGCCGACCAGCTCTCCCGCTGGGAGGTGCCCGAGGGGCGGGCCGGCGACGTGGTCCAGGTGGTCACCGAGCTCGCGACCAACGCGCTGCGGCACGCCGAGCCGCCGGTGGTCCAGCTCCGACGCCTCGACGAGGCGGTCCTGGTGGAGGTGCGCGACGCCGCCATGGTGCGGCCGCGCCGCCGGCGCACGACCGGGACCGACGAGGCCGGCCGCGGGCTGAACATGGTCGCCGTGCTGGCCGACGACTGGGGGACGCGACCCACGGAGGACGGCAAGACCGTGTGGGCGCTGGTCGGGTGGGCACCCCGGGACTGA
- a CDS encoding STAS domain-containing protein, with translation MTSPDPAPDEQLVLHVEHEGGFAVVQARGEIDLATVGGFRMVLNDLMVDGHVDVVVDLTQVPFVDSSALGALVAAHRRARGLGGSLAVAGIQQPVARILELTGLDRVLATYPTARDAVAG, from the coding sequence ATGACGTCCCCCGACCCTGCCCCTGACGAGCAGCTGGTCCTGCACGTCGAGCACGAGGGCGGCTTCGCCGTCGTGCAGGCCCGCGGGGAGATCGACCTCGCGACCGTCGGCGGCTTCCGGATGGTGCTCAACGACCTGATGGTCGACGGGCACGTCGACGTGGTCGTCGACCTCACGCAGGTGCCGTTCGTCGACTCCTCCGCACTGGGCGCGCTCGTGGCCGCCCACCGCCGCGCGCGAGGCCTCGGTGGCTCGCTCGCGGTCGCCGGCATCCAGCAGCCGGTCGCGCGCATCCTGGAGCTCACGGGGCTGGACCGGGTGCTGGCCACCTACCCCACGGCCCGGGACGCCGTCGCCGGGTGA
- a CDS encoding transglycosylase family protein, which yields MRIRTLVSSAALAAATLVPVVAAQAPAQAAPERTWDRLAQCESGGRWHIDTGNGYYGGLQISKQTWDGFGGRRLAPYPHGATKAEQIRVAERIQDAQGWGAWPACSQEAGLR from the coding sequence ATGCGCATCCGCACGCTCGTCTCGTCCGCCGCCCTCGCCGCAGCCACCCTCGTCCCCGTCGTGGCCGCGCAGGCGCCCGCACAGGCCGCCCCCGAGCGCACCTGGGACCGGCTCGCCCAGTGCGAGTCCGGCGGGCGCTGGCACATCGACACCGGCAACGGCTACTACGGCGGTCTCCAGATCAGCAAGCAGACCTGGGACGGCTTCGGCGGACGCCGGCTCGCGCCGTACCCGCACGGCGCGACCAAGGCCGAGCAGATCCGCGTCGCCGAGCGGATCCAGGACGCCCAGGGCTGGGGAGCGTGGCCGGCCTGCTCGCAGGAGGCGGGCCTGCGCTGA
- a CDS encoding helix-turn-helix transcriptional regulator translates to MAVPSPDSERLRRLEQLRRVRDRIDRDHAQPLDVEELARGVHMSAGHLSRQFKQVYGESPYSYLMTRRVERAMTLLRRGDLSVTEVCFAVGCSSLGTFSTRFTELVGVPPSVYRAQSAGATDGIPSCLARQVTRPVRNREAATRSS, encoded by the coding sequence ATGGCGGTCCCGTCCCCCGACTCCGAGCGGCTCCGGCGGCTCGAGCAGCTGCGGCGCGTGCGCGACCGGATCGACCGCGACCACGCGCAGCCGCTCGACGTCGAGGAGCTCGCCCGCGGCGTGCACATGTCGGCCGGGCACCTGAGCCGGCAGTTCAAGCAGGTGTACGGCGAGTCGCCGTACTCCTACCTGATGACCCGGCGCGTGGAGCGCGCGATGACGTTGCTGCGCCGCGGCGACCTCAGCGTGACCGAGGTCTGCTTCGCCGTGGGCTGCTCCTCCCTCGGGACGTTCAGCACGCGGTTCACCGAGCTCGTCGGGGTGCCGCCGTCGGTCTACCGGGCGCAGTCGGCGGGCGCGACGGACGGGATCCCGTCCTGCCTGGCCCGCCAGGTGACCCGACCGGTCAGGAATCGAGAAGCGGCGACCCGGTCGTCCTGA
- a CDS encoding VOC family protein has translation MDVTLHHAFLPHTDAEAALGFYRDLLGLELRNDVGYDGMRWLTLGPAGGTGTTLVLHPPAVDPGLSDDERRTVLELIAKGSYGAALTLATDDLDGLFKRLVDGGADVLQEPMDQPYGVRDCAFRDPTGNLLRINEVR, from the coding sequence ATGGACGTCACCCTCCACCACGCCTTCCTCCCGCACACCGACGCCGAGGCCGCGCTCGGGTTCTACCGCGACCTGCTCGGCCTCGAGCTCCGCAACGACGTCGGGTACGACGGCATGCGGTGGCTCACGCTCGGGCCGGCCGGCGGCACCGGCACGACCCTGGTGCTCCACCCGCCGGCGGTCGACCCCGGCCTGAGCGACGACGAGCGCCGCACCGTCCTCGAGCTGATCGCCAAGGGAAGCTACGGCGCGGCGCTCACGCTGGCGACCGACGACCTCGACGGACTGTTCAAGCGGCTCGTCGACGGTGGCGCGGACGTCCTGCAGGAGCCGATGGACCAGCCCTACGGCGTCCGCGACTGCGCGTTCCGCGACCCCACCGGCAACCTGCTGCGGATCAACGAGGTCCGCTGA
- a CDS encoding aminopeptidase P family protein encodes MSEQATPEVPAQPKNDPAATPRTESHDPAVPAAYSSFMRTGWGDRELDLPAHPVAPWAAKRRERLAAAFAGDRLVLPAGGYKVRANDTDYRFRADTAHAYFSGNQTSDAVLVVEADGSSVLYARPRSSRETDEFFRDRQYGELWAGRRPSMREISDSLGIEVRHVDRLQDDLAAAAPTKTRVLRGASPAVDQMLPGDASLDEDLARVASELRLVKDEWEVGELQAACDATTLGFEDSVREWDNVLRYGERWIEGTFFRRARAMGNDIGYDSIVAGGKHATTLHWIENSGAITPGELVLLDMGVEGHNLYTADVTRTLPVDGTWTARQRELYEVVLAAQQAGIDAVRPGVPFTAAHDAAMTVLAHALDDMGLLPVPAEQALDPDNKVYARWTLHGTSHMLGMDVHDCGLAAPEAYAKGTLAEGMVLTVEPGLYFQEDDLLVPEELRGVGIRIEDDILVTADGQQNLSGSLPRSADEIEGWMAARVPSRG; translated from the coding sequence ATGAGCGAGCAAGCCACCCCGGAAGTCCCCGCGCAGCCGAAGAACGACCCGGCGGCCACGCCGCGGACCGAGTCCCACGACCCCGCCGTCCCGGCGGCGTACTCCTCCTTCATGCGCACCGGGTGGGGCGACCGCGAGCTCGACCTGCCTGCGCACCCCGTCGCCCCGTGGGCGGCCAAGCGGCGCGAGCGGCTCGCGGCTGCCTTCGCCGGCGACCGCCTGGTGCTGCCGGCCGGCGGCTACAAGGTGCGGGCCAACGACACCGACTACCGGTTCCGCGCGGACACCGCCCACGCCTACTTCTCCGGCAACCAGACCAGCGACGCGGTGCTGGTCGTCGAGGCCGACGGCAGCTCGGTGCTCTACGCGCGCCCGCGCTCCTCGCGGGAGACCGACGAGTTCTTCCGCGACCGGCAGTACGGCGAGCTGTGGGCCGGGCGCCGGCCGTCCATGCGGGAGATCTCCGACTCCCTCGGCATCGAGGTGCGCCACGTCGACCGGCTGCAGGACGACCTCGCGGCGGCCGCCCCGACCAAGACCCGCGTCCTGCGCGGGGCCTCCCCCGCCGTCGACCAGATGCTGCCGGGCGACGCCTCGCTGGACGAGGACCTGGCGCGCGTGGCCTCCGAGCTGCGCCTGGTCAAGGACGAGTGGGAGGTGGGCGAGCTGCAGGCCGCCTGCGACGCCACCACGCTGGGCTTCGAGGACTCGGTGCGGGAGTGGGACAACGTCCTGCGGTACGGCGAGCGCTGGATCGAGGGCACGTTCTTCCGGCGGGCCCGGGCGATGGGCAACGACATCGGCTACGACTCGATCGTCGCCGGCGGCAAGCACGCCACCACGCTGCACTGGATCGAGAACTCCGGGGCGATCACCCCGGGCGAGCTGGTGCTGCTCGACATGGGCGTCGAGGGACACAACCTCTACACCGCCGACGTCACCCGGACCCTGCCGGTCGACGGCACCTGGACCGCTCGGCAGCGCGAGCTGTACGAGGTCGTGCTGGCCGCCCAGCAGGCCGGCATCGACGCCGTCCGTCCCGGCGTGCCCTTCACCGCCGCCCACGACGCCGCGATGACGGTCCTCGCCCACGCGCTGGACGACATGGGGCTGCTGCCGGTCCCGGCCGAGCAGGCGCTCGACCCCGACAACAAGGTCTACGCCCGCTGGACCCTCCACGGCACGAGCCACATGCTCGGCATGGACGTCCACGACTGCGGGCTGGCGGCGCCGGAGGCGTACGCCAAGGGGACCCTCGCCGAGGGCATGGTCCTCACCGTCGAGCCCGGGCTGTACTTCCAGGAGGACGACCTCCTGGTCCCGGAGGAGCTGCGCGGCGTCGGGATCCGGATCGAGGACGACATCCTCGTGACCGCCGACGGCCAGCAGAACCTCTCCGGGTCGCTGCCGCGCTCGGCCGATGAGATCGAGGGCTGGATGGCCGCGCGGGTGCCTTCGCGGGGCTGA